The Mobula birostris isolate sMobBir1 chromosome 14, sMobBir1.hap1, whole genome shotgun sequence genome includes a region encoding these proteins:
- the asb8 gene encoding ankyrin repeat and SOCS box protein 8 isoform X1, whose protein sequence is MWAVMESIQSKYSLSERLIRAITLRGLPHDTVHGLIQRGADVNCTHGTLKPLHCACMMADPECVELLLENGAEVNAQDGYQRTPLHYAAERDAACVRLLLAQGAEAAAGDGGGHTPLHWAAFRERPACARALLEGAGKGSQGLVNARDRAGDTPLHWAACRANLACARLLLEYGAEPRALNRGGQSPVCRLQGLLRREGEEARGERSQACLELLLRAGGGPRGPGPDTLRTLSRHAVRRSLGARHLPPAVSALPLPLPLQRDLLLLG, encoded by the exons ATGTGGGCCGTGATGGAAAGCATCCAGAGCAAGTACTCACTGTCGGAGAGACTGATCAGGGCCATCACCCTCCGCGGTCTTCCTCACGACACAGTGCACGGCCTGATCCAGAGG GGCGCGGATGTGAACTGTACCCACGGCACGCTGAAACCTCTGCACTGCGCCTGTATGATGGCCGATCCCGAGTGTGTGGAGCTGTTGCTGGAGAATGGAGCAGAG GTGAACGCCCAGGATGGCTACCAGCGGACTCCCCTGCACTATGCGGCGGAGCGGGATGCTGCTTGCGTGCGGCTGCTGCTAGCGCAGGGGGCAGAGGCAGCAGCGGGTGACGGTGGTGGCCACACCCCGCTCCACTGGGCCGCGTTCCGCGAGCGGCCGGCCTGCGCCCGGGCCCTGCTTGAGGGGGCCGGAAAGGGGTCCCAGGGCTTGGTGAATGCCCGGGATCGGGCGGGGGATACCCCGCTCCACTGGGCCGCCTGCCGGGCTAACCTGGCCTGCGCCCGCCTCCTGCTCGAGTACGGTGCCGAACCACGGGCCCTCAACCGAGGCGGGCAGAGCCCTGTGTGCCGGCTGCAGGGGCTGCTGCGGAGGGAAGGCGAGGAGGCCAGGGGAGAGAGGAGTCAGGCCTGCCTCGAGCTGCTACTGAGGGCAGGGGGAGGACCAAGAGGACCAGGACCCGATACCCTCCGGACCCTCAGCCGCCACGCTGTCCGCCGCTCGCTTGGTGCCCGCCACCTGCCGCCCGCTGTCAGCGCCCTCCCGCTGCCGCTGCCCCTCCAGCGGGACCTGCTACTGCTGGGCTGA
- the asb8 gene encoding ankyrin repeat and SOCS box protein 8 isoform X2 translates to MMADPECVELLLENGAEVNAQDGYQRTPLHYAAERDAACVRLLLAQGAEAAAGDGGGHTPLHWAAFRERPACARALLEGAGKGSQGLVNARDRAGDTPLHWAACRANLACARLLLEYGAEPRALNRGGQSPVCRLQGLLRREGEEARGERSQACLELLLRAGGGPRGPGPDTLRTLSRHAVRRSLGARHLPPAVSALPLPLPLQRDLLLLG, encoded by the exons ATGATGGCCGATCCCGAGTGTGTGGAGCTGTTGCTGGAGAATGGAGCAGAG GTGAACGCCCAGGATGGCTACCAGCGGACTCCCCTGCACTATGCGGCGGAGCGGGATGCTGCTTGCGTGCGGCTGCTGCTAGCGCAGGGGGCAGAGGCAGCAGCGGGTGACGGTGGTGGCCACACCCCGCTCCACTGGGCCGCGTTCCGCGAGCGGCCGGCCTGCGCCCGGGCCCTGCTTGAGGGGGCCGGAAAGGGGTCCCAGGGCTTGGTGAATGCCCGGGATCGGGCGGGGGATACCCCGCTCCACTGGGCCGCCTGCCGGGCTAACCTGGCCTGCGCCCGCCTCCTGCTCGAGTACGGTGCCGAACCACGGGCCCTCAACCGAGGCGGGCAGAGCCCTGTGTGCCGGCTGCAGGGGCTGCTGCGGAGGGAAGGCGAGGAGGCCAGGGGAGAGAGGAGTCAGGCCTGCCTCGAGCTGCTACTGAGGGCAGGGGGAGGACCAAGAGGACCAGGACCCGATACCCTCCGGACCCTCAGCCGCCACGCTGTCCGCCGCTCGCTTGGTGCCCGCCACCTGCCGCCCGCTGTCAGCGCCCTCCCGCTGCCGCTGCCCCTCCAGCGGGACCTGCTACTGCTGGGCTGA